One Cyanobacteriota bacterium genomic window, AGAATGTGGGTGGACAAAATCACCGTGTGTTGTTCCGCTAAGCTCCGAATTAAGTTACGAACTTCAATAATTTGTCGTGGATCTAAGCCCACTGTCGGCTCATCCAGAATAATGACAGGCGGGTCATGAACAATCGCTTGAGCAATGCCCACCCGTTGCTTAAAGCCTTTGGAGAGCTTGCGGATGAGCACGTCGCGCTTTTCTTGTAAGCCACAGCGTTGGATAGCTGAGTCTACCCGCAGGGGACGATCGCCAGCACTAATGCCTTTGATACTGGCAACAAAGCCTAGGAAGCTCTCTACTGTCATGTCTAGGTACAGGGGAGGCGTTTCTGGTAAATAGCCAATGCGCTGGCGTACAGCTAGGGAATCTTGATGGACATCGTAGCCTGCTACTACCGCGGTGCCACTGTTGGCCGGTAAATAGCCAGATAGGATCCGCATGGTAGTGGTTTTTCCAGCACCGTTAGGGCCAAGAAAGCCTAGAATCTCACCAGTTTTCACTGAGAAACTCACATCTTGAATGGCGGGATGATCACCATAAACCTTGTACAGATGTTCAACTTCAATCACAACAACCTCTCCACCAACAAAAGGCTTACCTAATTGATGCTCCGTCTTTCATTAGTAGCATACCTGTGGGTCATGTAGGTGGTGAGAGTGTTGGCGGCAATCTCGCGCCAGCGGAACTTACTGGCAACTTCCATGGACTGATGAGCCAACTCAGCGTAAGCAGATGGGTGCATTGTCAGCACATTGACCAATTGCTTGCAGAAAGCAGTACGATCGCCTACAGGTGTTAGCCAGTTGTCTCCTGGAAGGTGATGCAGCATTTCCCTCGGCCCTGGCACATCATAGGCAATAACTGGAATACCAGCAGCTAGTTTTTCTAGCACAGAAAAGCCAAACCCTTCCATATAGCTAGGAAATGCCCCCACCGTGGCGCAACTCAGCAATTGCGGTAATTCACTACTGTCATAGCTAGGCACTACAGTAATCCAGTCACAAGGGGGTAAGCCACAGTCTGACAACAGGCGCTCTGCGCCAATACCGGTGCCCAAAAACAGGAACTGACTCTGAGGACAACGATCGCGGACATAGCGAATAATGTCACCCCAATCTCTAGACCCCTTGCGTGGTTGCCAGCCACCAATGAAGACCACGGTTTGATGGGCATGACGCTCAATTGCAGGCTGACTAGCCCTACTGATTTCCGCTAGACGCTGATCAGACAGTCCAAAGGGAAACACAACCGTCTTTTGTCCCAAGCCCATTCTGTCCCGCAGATATACCAACTCATCATGATTGGGCACATTGATTAAGTCGCAGTGTTGCAAGCTGCGGGGATAGTTACGGGCATTGCGCTGCTGCATCCATTCCACCATCATGCCCTTGGGAGAAAATTTACGCCCCCGCCACTGCCGCTCCAATCGCAAAAATTCATCCACAAACACGTACAGGCCAACGGTACGGGCTACTAACAGTCCTTGAATAGCTAAGTCTCGCTTGGAAAAGGGCAGATTGCCTTGATGGGCATCAATAATGTCAAAGGAGTGGCCATGGCGCTGCACAAAAGTCCGTGCTCGTTGGG contains:
- a CDS encoding ABC transporter ATP-binding protein, which translates into the protein MIEVEHLYKVYGDHPAIQDVSFSVKTGEILGFLGPNGAGKTTTMRILSGYLPANSGTAVVAGYDVHQDSLAVRQRIGYLPETPPLYLDMTVESFLGFVASIKGISAGDRPLRVDSAIQRCGLQEKRDVLIRKLSKGFKQRVGIAQAIVHDPPVIILDEPTVGLDPRQIIEVRNLIRSLAEQHTVILSTHILPEVSMTCDRITIINRGHIVATDTPSNLEAQLAGSKGYEVEVAGDVTVALQQLQAIPGVQSVEIVSAASATLPPDHHQLQILLEPAVDVGAAIAQTLVTANLGLYELRRTRATLEDVFLQLTTQDVTDQDTTAPEETVPSATESQSEAASKP
- a CDS encoding glycosyltransferase family 4 protein, which translates into the protein MTLLTDRPLRILMVCHMPWNPNAGGSRVQIEIAEEWRKLGHQVEKFSQEDAYPQGISRLSWLVDDFPQRARTFVQRHGHSFDIIDAHQGNLPFSKRDLAIQGLLVARTVGLYVFVDEFLRLERQWRGRKFSPKGMMVEWMQQRNARNYPRSLQHCDLINVPNHDELVYLRDRMGLGQKTVVFPFGLSDQRLAEISRASQPAIERHAHQTVVFIGGWQPRKGSRDWGDIIRYVRDRCPQSQFLFLGTGIGAERLLSDCGLPPCDWITVVPSYDSSELPQLLSCATVGAFPSYMEGFGFSVLEKLAAGIPVIAYDVPGPREMLHHLPGDNWLTPVGDRTAFCKQLVNVLTMHPSAYAELAHQSMEVASKFRWREIAANTLTTYMTHRYATNERRSIN